From the genome of Deinococcus sp. AJ005, one region includes:
- a CDS encoding aldehyde dehydrogenase (NADP(+)) yields the protein MTAHTFQATNPATGQPLTPAFKVTTPGELETLVAAAKDAARGFAASSPQQRADFLNAAAAGIEARADAFIEAAMGETGLPEARLRGEVGRTANQLRLFARVAADGSWVDARIDHGDPARKPAKPDVRSMRVPLGPVAVFGASNFPLAFSVAGGDTASALAAGCPVVVKAHPAHPATSKLAAEAISEAAEQVGLPAGVFGIAYEDSYELGVQLVGHPDIHAVGFTGSRAGGLALVAVAQAREVPIPVYAEMSSVNPSVFTAAALEANGAALAKGLAASISGSGGQLCTQPGLLFVPVGEAGDAFLNDVAAKLDATPACTLLTGGILNAFQKGAAGHLKAVGVQPLTQASAPESGAQPQLLSVPIASFTPDLADEVFGPLSVAVRYDSLEEVTPILAGLEGQLTATLHATDAELDGLADLLYVMGQRAGRLVLNGFPTGVEVGHAMVHGGPFPATSDGGRSTSVGSLAIERFARLRAYQDFPDRALPPELQDANPCGIWRLVDGERTR from the coding sequence ATGACCGCCCACACCTTTCAGGCGACGAATCCGGCGACGGGTCAGCCTCTGACTCCGGCCTTCAAGGTCACGACACCCGGCGAGCTGGAGACATTGGTAGCGGCAGCAAAAGACGCGGCACGCGGTTTTGCGGCCAGTTCTCCCCAGCAGCGGGCCGACTTCCTGAACGCCGCCGCCGCTGGAATTGAAGCGCGGGCCGACGCGTTCATTGAAGCGGCCATGGGCGAAACTGGATTGCCGGAAGCCCGGTTGCGCGGCGAGGTGGGCCGCACCGCCAACCAGCTCCGCCTGTTCGCACGGGTGGCGGCGGACGGCTCGTGGGTGGACGCCCGCATTGACCATGGTGATCCGGCCCGCAAGCCCGCCAAACCCGATGTCCGCAGCATGCGCGTTCCGCTGGGGCCAGTGGCAGTCTTCGGGGCCAGCAATTTTCCGCTGGCCTTCAGCGTGGCCGGGGGCGACACCGCTTCCGCGCTGGCGGCGGGCTGCCCGGTGGTGGTCAAGGCACACCCCGCGCACCCGGCGACTTCCAAGCTGGCCGCCGAAGCGATCAGCGAGGCAGCGGAGCAGGTGGGTCTGCCCGCAGGCGTCTTCGGCATCGCTTACGAGGACAGCTATGAGCTGGGCGTGCAACTGGTGGGGCATCCCGACATCCACGCCGTCGGCTTCACCGGCTCACGCGCGGGTGGGCTGGCGCTGGTGGCGGTGGCCCAGGCCCGTGAAGTTCCTATTCCCGTCTACGCCGAGATGAGCAGTGTCAATCCCAGCGTATTCACGGCAGCGGCGCTGGAGGCGAATGGCGCGGCACTGGCGAAAGGGCTGGCCGCCAGCATCAGCGGCTCGGGCGGACAGCTCTGCACCCAGCCGGGACTTTTGTTCGTACCAGTCGGAGAGGCGGGGGATGCCTTCCTGAACGACGTCGCCGCGAAGCTGGACGCGACTCCAGCCTGTACCCTCCTTACGGGCGGCATCCTGAACGCCTTCCAGAAGGGGGCGGCGGGGCATCTGAAAGCGGTGGGCGTGCAGCCTCTGACCCAGGCTTCTGCCCCGGAGAGCGGCGCGCAGCCTCAGCTTCTCAGTGTGCCCATCGCCAGCTTTACTCCCGATCTGGCCGATGAGGTCTTCGGTCCCCTCAGCGTGGCGGTGCGCTATGACAGTCTGGAGGAGGTCACGCCCATTCTGGCCGGATTGGAAGGCCAGTTAACCGCCACCCTGCATGCCACTGACGCCGAGTTGGACGGCCTCGCGGACCTGCTGTACGTCATGGGCCAGCGGGCCGGGCGACTGGTGCTGAACGGTTTCCCGACTGGGGTGGAGGTGGGGCACGCGATGGTCCACGGCGGGCCGTTCCCGGCCACCAGCGACGGCGGGCGCAGCACCAGTGTGGGCAGTCTCGCCATCGAGCGTTTTGCCCGCCTGCGCGCGTACCAGGATTTCCCGGACCGTGCGCTGCCCCCGGAATTGCAGGACGCCAACCCCTGCGGCATCTGGCGTCTGGTGGACGGCGAGCGCACGCGCTGA